The genomic DNA AAGTCCTTAAAAGGACAAAATCTCTTTTTCCTTCTCTTCGCTGATCCGGTCCACTCTTTCAATAAAATCATTGGTAATCTTCTGGATCTCTTCCTGGCCTTTAAAAAATCCATCTTCGGAAATGGTCTTGTCTTTTTTAAGTTCTTTGAAGGATTCGTTGGATTCCCGGCGTATATTTCTTAAGGCTACCCTGGATTCCTCGGCTATTTTTTTGATTACCTTCACCAGATCGCGGCGTCTTTCTTCGGTCAACTGGGGGATATTGATGCGAATAATTTTTCCATCGTTGATAGGGTTGAGTCCCAGTTCGGATTTAAGAATAGCTTTTTCAATATCGCCGATGGCTTTGATATCCCAAGGTTGAATCGTAATCAACCGGCTTTCCGGAACGGCTATGGAGGCCACCTGGTTTAAAGGGACCTGGCTCCCGTAATATTGGACCCGAAGCCCGTCCAACAGGGAAACCGACGCCCTCCCGGTGCGAATACGGCTCAAGTCTTTTTTTAAGGCCTCAATGGCCTTCTCCATTTTTTCACTGGTCTCTTTGTATACCTTCTCCGCCATGGTTTACCCCTTTATCAAGGTCCCAATCCGGGATCCCAGGATGATCTTTTTTAAGTTCCCTTTTATCAGGCCATTAAAGACGACGATAGGGATATTGTTTTCCCTGGCTAAAGAAACGGCTGTAGCATCCATAACCTGAAGGTGACTCTGCAAGAATTGGGAATAACTTATTTCAGAATAAATTTTGGCCTCTGGGTTCAATTTAGGATCCTGATCATAGACCCCATCCACCTGGGTAGCTTTCAAGATGACTTCCGCACCCAGTTCGGAGGCCCTTAAGGCCGCCGCGGTGTCGGTGGTAAAAAAGGGATTACCGGTCCCGGCCGCCAGTAACAGGACCGTCCCCTTTTCCAGCAGAACCTTAGCCGATTGGGGAATATAGGCTTCGGTCAACCCCTGAACCGGCAGGGCCGACAAGACCTGGGCCTGTATTTTTTCATTTTTCAAAGACTCTTTAATGGCCACGGCATTAAACAGGGTGGCCAACATCCCCAGATAGTCCGCCTGAATCCGGTCCATACCGCGGGCACTGGCGGCCACCCCGCGGAAGATATTTCCTCCACCGACGACGATCCCGATTTGGGCGCCCAGGGTAACGACCTCTTTAATTTCCTTGGCGGTCTTGGCCAACACCTTGACATCGATACCAAAACCTTTGTCGCCGGCCAGGGCCTCACCGCTCAGTTTCAATAGAATTTTTTTATATTTGGTTTTGCTTAAGGCCATATTCGGTATTCCCCCAAAAAACCTTTTTGACAGGATTTACCGGATTACCGGTTTAATTTGCCTTTCCGGAAGAAAAGTCAATTGGTGAGCTCGTAAAATTCCGTCATTCCGATTCCGTACCCGTAGGGTACTACACCCCCGAGGGCGCAGGCGGGAATCCAGACCATTAGTAACTATCTAGACCCGTTTCCACGGGAATGACGAAAATGAGCGCTTACGAACTTTTTACAAGTCCGTCAATCCTGTCAGGTGTACCTTTACTCTTCCCCTAACTGATATCGGGCAAAACGCCGTATGGTGATACTTTCCCCGATTTGAGAGACCTTTTCATTCAACAGGTCGGTGATGGAAACGTCCGGATTTTTAACATAAGGCTGCTCCATCAAGCAGGCCTCTTTAAAATATTTTTCCACTTTACCTTCCACGATCTTCTCAATGACCTTTTCCGGCTTTCCGGTCTCCTTGGCCTGGGCCCGGTAGATCTCCTTCTCCTTTTCCAGGAGTTCGGCCGGCATATCTTCCCGGCGAACACAAACCGGATTAGCAGCGGCTATATGCATGGCCAGGTTATGGACCAGTTCTCCAAACTGATCGGTTCGACCGACAAAATCGGTTTCACAATTGACCTCCACCATGACCCCGATCTTCCCTCCACCATGGATATAGGAACCAACCTGTCCTTGAGAAGTAGTCCGGCCGGCCCTTTTTTGAGCAGTGGCCAGGCCTTTTTTACGCAAATATTCAACTGCTTTTTCCATATCGCCCTCGGCCGCTTTTAAGGCCTCTTTGCAATCCATCATTCCGGCCATAGTCTTTTCACGAAGGGCCTTGACTAATTCTGATGTTATATTCAACTTTCCGCTCCTCCCTGGGCTGGTATTTCTTCCAATTTTCGGATGATTATCACTTCCGGACCGGCCGGACCTTGAGGACTTTCGCCCTTTTTCATTCCCGGCGCCCCGGTTTCAGCGGGGGACTCCTCAACAAAGACCTCTTTGTCTATCTCGGCCTGTTGCGCCTCTTCCCTTTTGGTCTTACCTTCCAAACAGGCATCGGCTATTTTTGAAGTGATCAATCGAATAGCCCGAATGGCGTCATCATTACCAGGGATGATATAATCGATTTCATCGGGATCACAATTGGTATCGACAACCGAAACCAGCGGGATCCCCAATTTCTTGGCCTCCAGGATGGCGATCCTTTCCTTTCGGGGATCTATAACAAAAATGGCTTTGGGGAGGCTCTCCAGTTCTTTGATTCCGCCCAGGTTACGGAGCAGCTTAACATACTCCCGATCCATATTGATGATTTCTTTCTTGGGAAATCGCTGAATCGTTCCATCGGCCTTGATCCTTTCGAGGTATTTCAGGCGTTCTATTCCCAGGCGAATGGTTACAAAATTGGTCAATGTCCCCCCCAACCAGCGGTGGTTGACAAAAAACATTCCGCAACGCTCGGTTTCTTCTTTTATGGATTCCTGGGCTTGTTTCTTGGTCCCCACAAAGAGAACCGACCCTCCCTGGGCTACGGTATCCACCACAAAATCATAAGCGGTTTTAAAAAGATTAACGGTTTTCTGCAGATCAATAATGTAAATCCCATTTCTGGCCCCATAAATATAAGGCTTCATTTTGGGATTCCATCGTTTGGTCTGGTGACCGAAATGGACCCCGGCCTCCAACAACTGTTTCATGGAAACATACGACATAATTATCCTCCCTTTGGGTTTTTCCGCCGCTTTTTCAATGAGTTGTCAGCATTTATTTAAGATGCACCCAAGAGACCGAAAAAGCGTGAGAATTTAGTAAATTTGATAATCATACTAAAAAATAACTTTTCAAGCAAGGAAAAACTATTCAAACTTCAATCATGGCGGGATTAATGGGTTAAGCCTAGACTGGATTCCCGTCCCCGATTAAGGCATTCGAGGACAGGCTCTTCGCGGGAATGACGTCTTTGGATAAGGTTGTCCTATTTGATATAGCTTTAAATCAAGTATCCAGTATCAAGTATCCAGCATCCCGACAGCTTCCCTTTCTAACGCCAGTAGTTTCTCCTTAAGCGGCAGTCCGCTGCCATAGCCCACCAGGTCCCCCCGGGAACCGATCACCCGATGACAAGGGACCACGATAGGAATCGGGTTATTATGATTGGCCTGGCCGACGGCCCGGCCGGCCTTGGGACGACCGATGGCCCGGGCTATTTCCCCATAACTGCGGGTTTCCCCATAAGGGATGGCTGTTAAGGCCTCCCAGACTTGCCGTTGAAAGGGAGTTCCTTCCAGGTCCAGGGGAATTTCGAAAACCATCTTCCTGCCGACCAGATATTGATCCAACTGATGATAGAGATCCTGAAAGGGGTCTGGGAGCTGGGTAAAAAAATGGGGCTGAAAATGGGACAGGATCTTTTGAAAAAAGGATTCAACCGGGTGGCCCGGCAAGGAAAGGGCGCATAGACCTTTCTCCGTAGCAGCTACATAGACGCGCCCCAGGAGGGGAAACGCCTTGCTGTCATAAAATACCGTCGTCCTGCCCATCTGATAACCTCCCTAATAAATTTGACCGCTTTGCTTAAGGAGCGTCCCCCGCCATGGCGGAGGCCTTGAGTGAAGAGGCAGTTGCCTTCAGCCTCAAACGCAGTGCTCCTCTAACGAAGTGATCCTCAAGCGAAGCGCTCCTTTAGCGATAGCGCTCCTCAAACGCAGTGGTCCTCAAGCGCAGCGGTCCTCAAGCGAAGCGCCCTTCAGCCATTCAGCCCCCTGGAAGCTGCCGGTTCTCTGAAACCAATCCTGGATCATCTTTAAAGTCTTTTGTTTTTCCAAGGCCCAAAGCGGGGCGGCCAACTGCTTGGGATGGGGGTCGCCCGTTAAACGCTGGATAATCCAATGGGGTGGGCAGTGTTCTAAAAACCGGCAGGCCCAATCTACATATTGATCCTGCTGAAGAGGATGATATCTCCCTTGTCGCCACCATTTTTCTAATAAGGTCCCCTGATTGATAAACAGTGAATGGATTTTCAATCCCTGTATATCCAGTTCGGCCAACCGGTCGGCCGTATAAAGGCATTCTTTCAATCCTTCTCCCGGCAGACCCAGGATGACGTGAGCGCAAATGTTGATATTCCGTTTCCGGGTTTCTTCCACGGCCAGAATGAAATCCTCAATCGTGTGACCCCGGTTGATCAATTGTAAAGTTTGGGGATGAAAAGATTGAAGGCCGTATTCGATCCAAACCAGATGGGAGGACTGAAAACCCGCTAAAAGATCGAGGATCTCAGGGCTGATGCAGTCCGGCCGGGTCCCCACCGACAAGCCGACCACGTCTTCCACGGATAAAGCCTCCCGATATAATGATTCTAAGATTTTCAACGGGCCGTAGGTGTTGGTGAAAGACTGAAAATAGGCGATAAATTTTTTGGCCCCATAACGGCTGCTTAAAAAACTTTTCCCCTGCCTGAGCTGCTGCTCAATTGAAGGCGTCTCTGAATAGACCCCTGTCCCGGAACCCTGGGCATTACAATACAGACATCCGCCGGTCCCTTTGGACCCGTCGCGGTTCGGGCAGGTCAAACCGGCGTCTAAGGAAATCTTCTGAACCCGACAGCCGAAGGTCTGGGTCAGATAGGCGGCATAACGGTTATAGGGTTGATTATTCATTTGAGAAATAGTAGCATAAGATTGGGGTTTGTGGTACACTTTAGCATGAAAAAAATTTGGAGTTTGGAGTTTGGAGAAAACCATTTTCATGCGTTGTGGTGTCCCGCCCCAAGCGGGACTTGAGGGTTTAATTCAAAAATAGCTCAAAGCTCAAGACTGAAAGGGCAATAACGTGGGAGTAATAAGTTGACCTATAGCCCATTGCCCATAGCCTATAGCCTGTCCATTAAAAAAAAAGATGGTCGTGAAAAACTCAGATCAAAGAAGGGAAACCCGATGAACCCGAATGATGCCCCTTCTCTTTTATTTGTACCTTCCACGGAAATAGAGACCCGGATTCGCTGTATCCAGGACCAGATGGTCCAGGAAGGGCTGGATGGGATCTTGATTTGTCAAAACGTGGACCTTTTTTACTACTCCGGCACCATGCAACCGGGTTTTCTCTACATTCCCAACGAGGAAGAACCGGTCTTCCTGGTCAAAAAGAACCTGGAACGGGCCATGGAAGAATCTGCTCTGAATAACATCGTCGCCCTATCCTCTCCCAAGGAAATCCCTTCTTCTTTGGCCGAAAGGGGCCTTCCGCTTCCTCAGGTACTGGGCCTGGAAATGGATGTCCTGCCGGCCAATGGATATTTTCAATTTAAGAATATTTTTAAAAAATCCCGTATCCTGGATGCCTCTATCCTGATTCGCAAATGCCGGATGATTAAATCCCCCTGGGAAATAGACAATATGCATCAGGCAGCCCAAATGATGGACAGGATGATCCGGGAAGTCCCCGGGATCTTAAGGCCGGGGATGTTGGAAATAGAGCTGGCCGGGTTGCTGGAGGCCTTCCTGCGTAAAGAAGGTCACCAGGGCTTTATAAGAAGCCGGGGATTTAACCAGGAGATCTTTTATGGTCACCTCCTTTCAGGTCCGGAAGGGGCCAAACCTTCTTATATCGATTCTCCTTCCGGGGGATTGGGCCTTGGTCCGGCCTTTGCTCAAGGGGCGGGGTTGAAGCCCATCCGGGAACGGCAACCCATCAGTATTGATTATGTGGGTTGTTATAACGGCTATCTGGTTGACCAAACCCGTATGCTTTCCATAGGCAAACCGCCGGCGCCGGTCGAAGAGGCCTTTCAGGCCGTTATCCGGATTCAGGAATCCATAAAATTAATGGCCCAGCCAGGGATGCCTTGCGATCAGGTCTATTATCGGGCTTTTGATGAAGCCAACCGTTTGGGATATAAGTCCGAATTCATGGGTGCGGGTCTTGACCAGTTGTCTTATATCGGACACGGCCTGGGGCTTGAATTGGATGAGCTCCCGATAGTTGGGAAAAAATTCGATTGGTTATTGGAAGCCGGAATGGTTATTGCCCTGGAACCCAAGATACTCCTGCCCGGATATGGGTTGGTGGGGATCGAAAACACCTTTTACATGACCGAGACAGGCCTCAAGCCCATCACTACCGCCCCGGACGAATTCCAGATACTATAAGGTCCACGGTGCAAGGTGCAAGGCTCAAGGCTCAAGGTAAAATCCTTAAACCCCTTTGCCCTATGCCCTGCGCCCTGCGCCTTAATTCATTATCGTCGGAGGTTCAATCATGGCTAAACAAATTGTTATTATCGGTGCCGTGGCTTTGGGGCCAAAGGTAGCCTGCCGGGCCCATCGGATGGATCCCACAGCCCGGGTGATACTCATAGAACAAAACCAGTATCTTTCTTACGGGGGCTGCGGCATCCCCTTTTTTATTTCAGGAGACATCAGCGACATCCAGGCCCTCATGTCCACCTCTTTTCACATGGTTCGTGATGAACAATTCTTCAGGGACGCCAAAGGGGTCGAGGTCCGCAGCCAAACCCGGGCCTTATCGATCAACCCTTTGCAGCAATCGGTCCGGATTCAAAATCGCCTGACTGGTATTGAAGAAGATATCCCCTACGATAACCTGGTCCTGGCTACAGGGGCCATTCCGAACAGGCCGGACATACCGGGAATAACCCTGCAAGGGGTTACAACCATCTCTAATCCCGCTGAAGCTTTAGTGGTTAAGGAATCCCTCAGTCGGGGGAAGGTCGGCCATTGCGTTATTATCGGGGCCGGCCCCATTGGACTGGAGATGGCCCAGGCCGTATCCGACCTCTGGGGAGTGGAAACTACTGTCCTGGAGATAAAGGATCAAATTCTTCCCGGTCTCCTGGACCTTGATTTGGCCCGGATGGTCTCGAAGGACCTTGAGGATCATGGGGTTAACCTTCTGCTGGGAGAAAAGGTGGTTCGCCTGGAGGGAGATGATCAAGGGGAGGTTAAAAAGGTGATTACCCAAAACCGGGAACTTCCGGCCGACCTGGTAATCCTGGCCGTGGGGGTCCGGCCCAATACGGCCCTGGCTCATCAGGCCGGCCTGCTCATTGGCCCTTCGGGGGGAATCGCCGTTAATGAATTCCTCCAGACTTCGGATCATCAGATTTATGCCGGCGGGGATTGTATCGAGGTCCCCCACCTGATAACCCGGCAGCCCTGCTTCTATCCCTCCGGCTCCCTGGCCAATCGGCAGGGGCGGGTCATCGGGACCAATATAGCCGGTGGGCGGGAAACCTTCCCCGGGGTTATCGGGAGTTTTGCCGTCAAAGTATTCGACTTCTCGGCCGGCAGGTGCGGTCTGACGACTGCAGCCGCCAGGCAGGCGGGATTTGATGCCGAAGAGGCCCTGGTCATCCAGGCCGACCGGGCCCATTTTTATCCGGGCCAGGAATTGATGGCCCTGAAGCTGGTTGCCGATCGGAAAAGCCGGAGGGTCCTGGGTTTGTCCGGGGTGGGGCGGAACGGGGACGCCCTGATGGCCCGTCTCAATGCCGTAGCCGGGGCCTTGCCTTATCAAATGACCATCGAAGACCTGGCCAACCTGGAGATACCCTATTCCCCGCCTTTTGCCGCTGCTATGGATATCCTGAATGCCGTAGCCAATACCCTTAAGAACACCCTGGAAGGGAAAAACCGCCCTTTACCGGTGGAAAATTTTCCGGATCTCCTGGCAGGACGACAAGAAAAGGATGTCCTGTTTCTGGATGTGCGGGGACCGCGAAATGCCCGGCCATATATTGAAAAGCTTGGCCCCCATTGGATTAATATCCCGCAGGAAACCCTCTCCCGGCGCCTTCATGAAATACCCAAGGCCGAAAATCTGGTGCTGATTTGCAACTCGGGGGTGCGCTCCTATGAAGCCCAGATCCTCCTGGACCAGGAAGGGATCAAAAACACCCGGAATCTGGCCGGAGGTCTGGCGGCCATCAAATGGGCCGGACTCAATCCCCTTGAAGAAGAGGAAGAAAAATAATGTCCGTCTCCAATTTAAAGCCTTCAAGAATTAAAACCTTGATCCAGGTGGCCCGGGGTGAAAAAAAAGCCACAACCGTCATAAAGGATTTTTCCCTGGTCAATGTTTATTCCCGGGAAATTCAAAAAGACCTGTCCCTCGCATTATTTCAGGACCGGATTGCTTATATCGGCCCGGAACCGCAAGAGTTGATTGGCCCTCAAACCCAGGTCATCAGCGGTCAGGGGGGCTATCTGTTGCCCGGATTCATAGACGGCCATACCCATCTGGACAATATCTTCACCTGCCGCTCCTTTGCCCCCTATGCCTTAATGACCGGCAATACCACAATCGTTACCGAAATGGCCATGGTCGGTAATGTTTTCGGAAGAAAAGGGGTCGATCTCTTTATGCAGGAAGCCGCAGGCCTCTCTTTAAAGATCTTTTTTACGGCCCCGTCCCTGACACCGCCCTTTCCTGAATTGGAAACCAGCCTGGGCATGACCCCCAGGGAATTTGCCGGGCTTCTGAACAAACCGGAGGTCCTGGGAATCGGAGAGGCCTATTGGCCGAGGGTCTTGGGCCTGGATTCCCGTACCTTGTCCGGTTATTCCCAGGCCCATCATTTGAACAAGACACGGGAAGGCCATGCCGCCGGGGCCAGGGGGAAAAATTTGGTGGCCTATGTTGCCGCCGGGGCCACCTCCTGCCATGAATCGACTGATGCCGAAGAGGCGGTTGAGCGGCTCCGGCTGGGCATGTCGGTCATGGTTCGTGAGGGCTTCGTGCGATCCGAACTTAAAGCGGTTGCCCCCATAGCCCGGATGGGCCTTGACCTGAGCCGGCTTATGCTGGTCTCCGACCTGTTCCATCCGGCCCAGCTCCTTAAAAAAAAGGGGATGAATGATTTACTGGCCCAGGCCGTTGCCTTTGGTTTCGATCCGGTAACCGCCGTTCAAACCGTAACCCGGAATGTGGCCGATTATTTCGGGCTGAAAGATCTGGGCGGAATTGCCCCGGGGAAGATAGCCGACCTGGTCCTGGTGGACAATTTAAAAGATTTTAACTGCCTGAAGGTCTGGACCGATGGGCAACTGGTCTGGGATCAGGGGAATTATTTAAAGGGTTCCCCTCCTTTTTCTTATCCTCCTGAGGCCTATGATTCCTTTTCAATCTCCAGGGTTGAGCCGGAAATTTTTCATATTCCTTCTTCCGAGGCTGAAGCCACGGTTCGAACAATCAAAGCCGTCAACCATACCATTACCAAAGAAGGAACGGTCCGGCTCAAGATGAATAAAGGGGCATTGCAAGCCGATCCCGATCAGGATGTTTTGAAAGCAGCCGTCTTTCAACGAAGAGATACGATTCCCCGCCCATCCCTGGGTTTTTGTCAGGGAATAGGACTGAAAAAAGGGGCCCTCGCTACCAGCCTGAATTGGGATACCAACAACATCCTGGTCATCGGGGTTACTGATCAGGAGATGGCCCTGGCGGTTAATCGTCTTCTGGAATTAAAAGGAGGCTTGGTGGTCTGCCGGGGCGAACGTATCCTGGCCGAAATGCCCATGCCCGTCATGGGTCTGATCTCCGAAGAGCCCCTGCCGGTATTGACCCGGCAGATAGAAGAAATAGATCAGGCCGTCCGATCCCTGGGCTCGACCCTGGAAAACCCCTTTCTCCTCTTGCAGACCTTTTGTTTTACCGGTTTGCCCTTTATTCGTTTGACGGACAAGGGCCTGGCGGATATACGGAAGAAGAAGTTGGTGGAAATGTTTTTGGAAGATGCTTAATGCTGGATGCTGGAAGTAAATTGAATGCACCACTCATTTATTCAACATCTTTTATTACTAAAGCGACATTCTTTACGTCATTCCCGAATGTCATTATCGGGAATCCAGGTTTTTCCAGAAAATGAGAAAACCAAAGTCCCTGGATTCCGCTCCCCGATTAAGCCATTCGGGGACAAGCTTAAAGCATGCCGGAATGACGGTTAAGGGGCGCATTAGCAAAAAAATACGCTGTAGTACTAAAGAATACTTCATGATTCGATGTTCGAAATTCGATATTCGCTTTTTCGTGTTAACTTATTCCCCCTGCAATATCTTCAGCTCCTCCTCCCCCACCACTTCCAGAAGCACCTCGCCCAAGACCTTGGCTGTTTTCCCGACAAATCGGGTACATTCATCCCGCCGTCCGTCTATTCTGCGGGCTTTAACATCCTCCGGATCATACCAGTCGCATCGGGAAATAGTCCGGCAACTGGTATCCCCATAAGTTTCCTCGGCTATTTTTTTTAACCGGTCATAAAGCATTTTTATGGTCGGGGTCAACCGGGCATCTTCCATTTCATCCTTGTTTGCAGCGGCAAAGAGACAACCGATGACCTGCACGGCCCCGGCCAGGGCCCCACAAAAATCACCCCGGTAACAGCCTCCGGTCAACCCGGCCATGGCCCGCATCGCCACATCCCTTTCTTCTTCTCCAATCATATCCAGGCCCACGGCCAGGACGGCCTGGGCTCAATATAATTCATTGGCAAACAAAACCATGGCCTTTTCAGACATGCTTTCAGGGGTCACCATAAATAATCTCCTAATAATTCGATGTTCGATATTCGTATTAAGCCTTCATGACCCATTGGGTCACCACGAAGCATGAAAAAGGATTCAAGGGGTCCAGGGGCCAAGGGTTCAAGTGAAAGGCTTGGAATTAAAGCCCTTGAACCCTCGAATCCTGGAATCTTGGAATCCTATTTTCGAACTAAATATACTGATTAACCAGTTCTTCCAAAAAAGGTTCAATGCCTTCGGGATGGGTGGTTAGCACTTCCTCAATGGCCTTTTCGATCTTCCGTTTCAAAACCAGGTCTTTCATGTCCCGGACCGACCGGTAGGCCCCGCCGCGGCGCCCGAAACGATAGATCAAACGTTCTTCTGCCGAAAGATGCAAATAGGCATCCAATCCTGCCAGCATCCTCCCTTTGTCCTGCGGAAGGGTGCCCGAAATATCTTCCAGCAGGTTCATAATGTGATCGGATGTGATGGTGCTGGTTATCCCCTCCAAATGGTCGATCATCAGTCTGATCTCCTCAACCATTTCATCATCGGTCAAGGGTTGAAAGGTTCCTTCAGCTACTAATTGATAAAGGGGGATTCTTTCGGGAACCCTTAAGGAACGTATCCGGATATAATCGGGATTAATGGCATTCAAGACCCTGGCCGTTTCCAGAGCATGTTCCTCACTGAGGGCCTTCCCTCCCAGACCGGGCATCCAGTATTCAGAAAGAGAAATACCCGCTTCTTTGCATTTTTTTCCGGCCTCGATCTGTTCAGCCGCTGTAACCCCTTTTTTCATCCATTGCAAAATAGCATCCGAGCCGCTTTCCAACCCGATATGGATGCGGTCCAGACCGGCCTTTCTTATCCCGGTCAACTCTTCGACCGTTTTCCGGCTGACGGTCCTGGCCCGGGCATAAGAAGTGATCCTGGAGATCTGGGGGATCTCCTTCCGTAAAAAGGTCAGGACCTCGATCAATTCTTCGGCCGGCAGGACCAGATTATTGGCGTCCTGGAGAAAAACCGTAAATTCCTGGTAATACATCCAGGCCGCCACATTTCGATAGGCATGGGAATAATTCGGTTGATGAAACACCTGGGTGATAACGCTGTCATCAACCTTTCCGTTGCCACCCAACCGGAAGGAAAGGGCCTTTAACTCCTCCATGATTCTGGTGATGGTTCGGATATCTTCCTTGATTTCTTCAACACTACGCCGGGAAAACCGGGTCCCCTTGTAAACCGGACAAAAAAGGCATTGATTCCAGGAACAATTCCTTGTTATCCGTATCAATAAACTCCGGGCCTCGCTCGGTGGTCGGATGGGGCCCTGCTCAAAATCCAATTTCTCCATCAAATTACTCCAGATACAAATTTAACCCTCAGGGCTACTATGTGCCAGAAGCAATGGGTAAACGATATTAAGGTCTTCTCTTCACCCATAGCCTATTGCCTATTGCCCATAGCCAATTTAAGATTATTTATCCTTGCAGCTTGCTCTTGAAACTTGAAACTTTTTAAATCGCTATCGTATATTAACCATTCCAAAGTCTTTTGACAATCCCCCTTTTTCGAATTACAATTTCATGGAAATGACTTTTACCGGACCCTGACCCCCGACCCCTGACCCCGTTTTTCATACTTGCAACTTGTATCTTGAAACAGGCAACCTTTTTCATTTAAGTTTTTCAAACTTCCTGCCGATAAGAGAATACGGTCGGAGAAACATCTCAAGCGCTCAAGATGCATATCATTGCCACCCATAAAAACACTGACTTTGATGGCTTTGCCTGTCTTCTGGCCGCCGCCATCCTTTATCCTGAGGCGACGCCGCTTCTTCCGAAAACATTAAACGCCAACGTCCGGTCTTTTTATAGTCTCCATAAAGACATTTTCCCTTTTATCGAAGAAATCGACCTGGATCCTTCCCTGGTCACCCGGCTCATCGTTGTTGATGCCAACTCCTGGTCCAGGATCGAGCTGCCGGCCCCTATCCCGGCCAATCCTGACCTTGAGATCCATATCTGGGACCACCACAGCAATTCCGGTAATATTCGTGGAACTGAACGCTGGGTACGGTCTATCGGCGCGGCAACGACCCTACTGGTAAGAAAGATCGAAAAGGAAGGTAAAAAGATTTCTCCCATAGAATCCACCCTCTTTTTAG from Deltaproteobacteria bacterium includes the following:
- a CDS encoding adenine deaminase; the encoded protein is MSVSNLKPSRIKTLIQVARGEKKATTVIKDFSLVNVYSREIQKDLSLALFQDRIAYIGPEPQELIGPQTQVISGQGGYLLPGFIDGHTHLDNIFTCRSFAPYALMTGNTTIVTEMAMVGNVFGRKGVDLFMQEAAGLSLKIFFTAPSLTPPFPELETSLGMTPREFAGLLNKPEVLGIGEAYWPRVLGLDSRTLSGYSQAHHLNKTREGHAAGARGKNLVAYVAAGATSCHESTDAEEAVERLRLGMSVMVREGFVRSELKAVAPIARMGLDLSRLMLVSDLFHPAQLLKKKGMNDLLAQAVAFGFDPVTAVQTVTRNVADYFGLKDLGGIAPGKIADLVLVDNLKDFNCLKVWTDGQLVWDQGNYLKGSPPFSYPPEAYDSFSISRVEPEIFHIPSSEAEATVRTIKAVNHTITKEGTVRLKMNKGALQADPDQDVLKAAVFQRRDTIPRPSLGFCQGIGLKKGALATSLNWDTNNILVIGVTDQEMALAVNRLLELKGGLVVCRGERILAEMPMPVMGLISEEPLPVLTRQIEEIDQAVRSLGSTLENPFLLLQTFCFTGLPFIRLTDKGLADIRKKKLVEMFLEDA
- a CDS encoding C_GCAxxG_C_C family protein translates to MIGEEERDVAMRAMAGLTGGCYRGDFCGALAGAVQVIGCLFAAANKDEMEDARLTPTIKMLYDRLKKIAEETYGDTSCRTISRCDWYDPEDVKARRIDGRRDECTRFVGKTAKVLGEVLLEVVGEEELKILQGE
- a CDS encoding radical SAM protein codes for the protein MEKLDFEQGPIRPPSEARSLLIRITRNCSWNQCLFCPVYKGTRFSRRSVEEIKEDIRTITRIMEELKALSFRLGGNGKVDDSVITQVFHQPNYSHAYRNVAAWMYYQEFTVFLQDANNLVLPAEELIEVLTFLRKEIPQISRITSYARARTVSRKTVEELTGIRKAGLDRIHIGLESGSDAILQWMKKGVTAAEQIEAGKKCKEAGISLSEYWMPGLGGKALSEEHALETARVLNAINPDYIRIRSLRVPERIPLYQLVAEGTFQPLTDDEMVEEIRLMIDHLEGITSTITSDHIMNLLEDISGTLPQDKGRMLAGLDAYLHLSAEERLIYRFGRRGGAYRSVRDMKDLVLKRKIEKAIEEVLTTHPEGIEPFLEELVNQYI